A part of Legionella sainthelensi genomic DNA contains:
- a CDS encoding M20/M25/M40 family metallo-hydrolase, translating into MLKKCFQKTAIGLCLFAFSIHSFAFSNKESKFIVVAPACLLEKTHFHYELLAQNKSYRLISVNEAGINKLIYSKKVTNEKSCGGFIDVTQEGQTLLRQSSKHNIKIAKELLKQYLPHKPSKNLTGSDVKYKVNYTKEVNSLLKNINSIEMQKNLITLSNFHDRSADSDLGVEASKWVENQIRNYVTHYSRSDINISFVETGHYKQPSVILKLGNSDQPGIIIGAHIDTIPSFEGENVPGADDDASGSVIVLEIARVLIASGIQFQKPIYFIWYSAEERGLVGSRYVVSHFKNKKIPVSEVIQFDLAGYSFENDPSIWMVNDNVDTSLTDFLRTLVHTYLHLEVKETDCGYACSDHVSWHNAGVPAAFPFESHFDNHNPHIHSSDDSIDYLSMSHISNFSKLGVAFAVELANPK; encoded by the coding sequence ATGTTAAAAAAGTGCTTTCAAAAAACTGCAATAGGGTTATGCCTTTTTGCTTTTTCTATTCATTCTTTTGCCTTTTCAAACAAAGAGTCAAAATTCATTGTAGTTGCACCAGCATGTCTTTTAGAGAAAACTCATTTTCATTATGAATTGCTTGCTCAAAATAAATCCTATCGATTAATTTCTGTTAATGAGGCTGGAATAAACAAATTAATATACTCCAAAAAAGTCACCAATGAGAAATCCTGTGGCGGATTTATTGATGTTACTCAGGAGGGGCAGACACTTTTAAGACAGTCCTCGAAACATAATATTAAAATTGCAAAGGAGTTACTCAAACAATATCTACCTCACAAACCAAGTAAAAATCTGACTGGTTCTGATGTTAAGTATAAAGTTAACTACACTAAAGAAGTTAATTCCTTATTAAAAAATATAAATTCCATTGAAATGCAAAAAAATCTAATCACATTAAGTAATTTTCATGATCGTTCTGCAGATTCAGATTTAGGTGTAGAGGCTTCTAAGTGGGTAGAAAATCAAATAAGAAATTATGTGACTCATTACTCAAGAAGCGATATTAATATTTCCTTCGTTGAGACTGGACATTATAAGCAACCCTCAGTAATTTTAAAATTGGGCAACTCAGATCAGCCAGGGATTATTATTGGCGCCCACATTGATACGATACCAAGTTTTGAGGGAGAAAATGTTCCAGGTGCAGATGATGATGCAAGCGGAAGTGTGATTGTTTTGGAAATTGCTAGAGTCCTAATAGCTAGTGGAATACAATTTCAAAAACCTATTTACTTTATTTGGTATTCTGCAGAAGAGCGCGGTTTAGTAGGCTCTAGATATGTTGTTTCACACTTTAAAAATAAGAAGATTCCTGTTAGTGAAGTGATTCAATTTGATTTAGCAGGATACTCTTTTGAAAATGATCCTAGTATATGGATGGTAAATGATAATGTTGATACAAGTTTGACAGATTTTCTGAGAACTTTAGTGCATACTTATCTGCACTTAGAGGTTAAGGAGACTGATTGTGGGTACGCGTGTAGTGATCATGTAAGTTGGCATAACGCAGGTGTTCCTGCAGCATTCCCTTTTGAATCTCATTTTGACAACCATAATCCTCATATCCATTCGTCTGATGATTCAATTGACTATCTTTCTATGTCCCATATAAGTAATTTTTCTAAGTTAGGAGTTGCCTTTGCTGTCGAATTAGCTAACCCTAAATAA
- a CDS encoding CsbD family protein produces MNKDIFEGKWEELKGKMKQTWGKLTDDDWTVIEGNHQELFGKLQKHYGYTKDEAEKALKDFQDDTRH; encoded by the coding sequence GAACAAAGACATTTTTGAAGGAAAATGGGAAGAGTTAAAAGGGAAAATGAAACAAACTTGGGGTAAATTAACAGATGATGACTGGACTGTCATTGAAGGCAATCATCAAGAGTTATTTGGCAAGCTTCAAAAACATTATGGTTATACAAAAGATGAAGCAGAAAAAGCCCTCAAAGACTTTCAAGATGACACCAGACATTAA
- a CDS encoding DUF3309 family protein produces MNLILFIILIVLLIGLLPSWPYSSGWGYYPSGGVGLILLILIIVLLARGGP; encoded by the coding sequence ATGAATCTCATTTTATTTATTATATTAATAGTTCTTTTAATTGGCTTACTGCCCTCTTGGCCCTACAGTAGCGGATGGGGGTATTATCCAAGTGGTGGTGTAGGTTTAATACTCCTCATATTAATTATTGTACTGCTTGCACGAGGCGGACCTTAA